A window of Dickeya zeae NCPPB 2538 contains these coding sequences:
- the hemY gene encoding protoheme IX biogenesis protein HemY codes for MLKVLLLFVVLLAGIVVGPMLAGHQGYVLIQTDNYNIETSVTGLVIMLVLFLLAFLAVEWLLRRVFRTGARTRGWFIGRKRTRARQQTKAALLKLTEGDYLQVEKLLTRNADHAEQPVVNYLLAAEAAQQRGDEFRTRQYLERAAEIADGDQLPVDITRVRIQLARNEDHAARHGVDRLLEVAPRHPEVLRLAEQAFLRTHAYSALLDILPAMRKTRLHDEPSLDELQQRATIGLMDQAMSEGGSEGLKQWWKNQPRKARQSLAMQVAMAERLIVCDDPVTAQDIIIDGLKQQFDYRLVQLLPRLNSGQPEPLEKLLRQRLKQHNNDALLHSTLGQLLMKHGEWQQASDAFSAALALRPDAYDYAWCADAFDRLKRPEDAARMRRDGLLLTLQTSHDA; via the coding sequence ATGCTGAAGGTACTGCTGCTATTTGTGGTGCTGCTGGCAGGCATCGTGGTCGGGCCCATGCTGGCCGGACATCAGGGTTACGTGCTGATCCAAACCGACAATTACAACATTGAAACCAGCGTCACCGGGTTGGTGATTATGCTGGTCCTGTTTCTGCTGGCCTTTCTGGCGGTGGAATGGCTACTGCGGCGAGTATTCCGCACCGGGGCACGCACACGTGGCTGGTTTATCGGACGCAAACGCACCCGGGCGCGTCAGCAAACTAAAGCCGCGTTGCTGAAACTGACCGAAGGCGACTATCTGCAGGTAGAAAAACTGCTCACCCGCAACGCCGATCACGCCGAACAACCGGTGGTGAATTACCTGCTGGCGGCAGAAGCTGCCCAGCAACGCGGCGATGAATTCCGTACCCGCCAGTATCTTGAGCGGGCGGCGGAAATCGCCGACGGCGACCAGTTGCCGGTCGATATCACCCGCGTTCGCATTCAACTGGCCCGTAACGAAGACCACGCCGCTCGTCATGGCGTCGATCGTCTGCTGGAAGTGGCGCCGCGCCACCCGGAAGTATTGCGTCTGGCGGAACAGGCGTTTTTGCGTACCCACGCCTACAGCGCCTTGCTGGATATTCTGCCTGCCATGCGTAAAACCCGGCTGCATGACGAACCCTCTCTGGATGAATTGCAGCAGCGCGCCACCATCGGTCTGATGGATCAGGCGATGTCGGAAGGCGGCAGCGAAGGATTGAAACAGTGGTGGAAAAACCAGCCGCGTAAAGCCCGCCAGTCACTGGCGATGCAGGTGGCAATGGCTGAACGCCTGATCGTGTGTGATGACCCGGTGACCGCACAGGACATCATTATTGACGGGCTGAAGCAGCAGTTTGACTACCGACTGGTGCAGTTGCTCCCCCGGCTCAATAGTGGTCAACCGGAGCCGCTGGAGAAACTACTGCGTCAGCGTCTGAAACAGCACAATAACGATGCACTGTTACACAGCACGCTGGGGCAATTGCTGATGAAGCATGGCGAATGGCAACAAGCCAGCGATGCTTTCTCCGCCGCGCTGGCACTGCGACCAGACGCTTATGACTACGCCTGGTGTGCTGATGCCTTTGACCGACTCAAACGCCCTGAAGACGCCGCTCGCATGCGGCGCGACGGCCTGCTACTGACGTTACAGACCTCTCACGACGCCTGA
- a CDS encoding M20 peptidase aminoacylase family protein, protein MKEHAQHAPLAQFIQAFRHELHQHPELSNQEFETTKKIRAVLEKEGIRILELPLKTGLVAEVGGLQDGPLVVVRSDIDALPIEEESGVEFSSKNAGVMHACGHDFHSSAALGAAILLKRIEPELKGTVRILFQAAEETGLGAPEVIAVGALDGASAIFGIHNDPTLPVGVIGGKDGALTAGVDRFEIKIAAKGCHAAKPHEGNDPIIILGQLISAVQTIISRTVPSDNNAVVSITQVHSGSTWNVIPDTAYVEGTVRTFSQAARDLIEQRFRQIVAGIASTFGAEIEFIWHPGPPSVVNTAHWVDFALQVADTEGFEARRVDASPIGEDFAFYQQKLPGTFMMVGSGGPYALHHPKFRVDDRALFPTAHYLYQLAKQSLEQLSQTA, encoded by the coding sequence ATGAAAGAACATGCGCAGCATGCGCCGTTGGCGCAGTTTATTCAGGCGTTTCGGCATGAACTGCATCAGCATCCGGAATTGTCCAATCAAGAGTTTGAAACGACGAAAAAAATTCGTGCTGTACTGGAAAAAGAAGGTATTCGCATCCTTGAGTTGCCGCTAAAAACCGGGCTGGTGGCGGAAGTGGGCGGCCTGCAAGACGGCCCGCTGGTCGTCGTGCGTTCCGATATTGATGCCCTGCCGATTGAGGAAGAGTCCGGCGTTGAGTTCAGCTCAAAAAATGCCGGGGTGATGCACGCCTGTGGACACGATTTTCACTCTTCGGCGGCGCTGGGGGCGGCGATCCTGCTCAAGCGCATTGAGCCGGAACTGAAAGGTACCGTGCGTATTCTGTTTCAGGCTGCGGAAGAAACCGGATTGGGCGCACCGGAAGTCATCGCCGTTGGCGCGCTTGACGGTGCCAGCGCCATTTTTGGCATTCATAACGACCCAACGTTACCGGTCGGCGTGATTGGCGGTAAAGACGGTGCACTGACTGCCGGGGTCGACCGTTTCGAAATCAAGATTGCCGCCAAGGGCTGCCATGCTGCCAAACCGCATGAAGGTAATGATCCGATCATTATTTTGGGGCAGCTGATTTCCGCGGTGCAGACTATCATCAGTCGTACCGTACCGTCAGACAACAATGCGGTGGTGTCGATTACCCAGGTTCACAGCGGCAGCACCTGGAACGTGATTCCTGACACCGCCTATGTGGAAGGCACCGTGCGTACGTTCAGTCAGGCGGCACGTGACTTGATAGAACAACGTTTCCGTCAGATTGTCGCCGGTATCGCCAGCACCTTCGGTGCCGAAATCGAATTTATCTGGCACCCGGGGCCACCATCGGTGGTGAACACAGCGCACTGGGTGGATTTTGCGTTGCAGGTGGCGGATACCGAAGGGTTTGAGGCTCGCCGTGTTGACGCCAGCCCGATCGGTGAGGACTTTGCGTTCTACCAGCAGAAACTGCCGGGCACTTTCATGATGGTCGGGTCAGGTGGCCCCTATGCGCTACACCACCCGAAATTCCGGGTGGATGACCGGGCGCTGTTTCCTACCGCGCACTATCTGTATCAACTGGCGAAGCAGAGTCTGGAACAGTTGTCGCAGACAGCCTGA